In Oryzihumus leptocrescens, the following are encoded in one genomic region:
- a CDS encoding MarR family winged helix-turn-helix transcriptional regulator, translated as MSLDHGAAAELLGSLSHLMRTTRSVAHRQSQVLGASSTHLAVLKSLYDGPARPGDLAQRLCVAPSVISRQVAPLERAGLVERGHDPDDARAWRLALTPLGRRQLEVLHADRVAQLGQLLRDWDEDDVRTAAALMDRLSQSLVAAPLAVRPAWLDLPAEDTPSPTTTPTSPEELTA; from the coding sequence ATGTCCCTCGACCACGGAGCAGCAGCCGAGCTGCTCGGATCGCTCAGCCACCTGATGCGCACGACCCGCTCGGTCGCCCACCGCCAGTCCCAGGTGCTCGGCGCGTCCAGCACCCACCTGGCCGTGCTCAAGAGCCTGTATGACGGGCCTGCGCGGCCCGGTGACCTGGCCCAACGGCTGTGCGTGGCACCGTCGGTCATCTCCCGCCAGGTGGCCCCGCTGGAGCGCGCCGGGCTGGTCGAGCGCGGGCACGACCCGGACGACGCCCGGGCCTGGCGGCTCGCGCTGACCCCGCTCGGCCGGCGCCAGCTCGAGGTGCTGCACGCCGACCGGGTGGCCCAGCTGGGGCAGCTGCTGCGCGACTGGGACGAGGACGACGTGCGCACCGCCGCCGCCCTGATGGACCGGCTCAGCCAATCCCTGGTCGCCGCGCCGCTGGCCGTCCGTCCCGCCTGGCTCGACCTGCCGGCCGAGGACACCCCCTCCCCCACCACGACCCCCACGTCCCCCGAGGAGCTCACCGCATGA
- a CDS encoding DUF3105 domain-containing protein, whose translation MAKKQVSQERKARLAEIQRQQNARERRTKMVIIAGCLALLLVLAGVITFAVVDAQGKQPDAALAKLGVAASAASCSAITDDKASGNGQHVGPGTNQPNVTTVKYATVPPSFGEHFAQPDLDGIHFYTGSDTPKVETLVHNLEHGYTVLWYDPKAPAAKIAVVKQIAEMAPKTSWAKEKFIAAPWDSSHGTFPAGKLFALSHWAAKVKADGSIESQAGHRQLCGDISGDVVKQFIEKFPRTDAPEPNAA comes from the coding sequence GTGGCCAAGAAGCAGGTCAGCCAGGAGCGCAAGGCGCGCCTCGCCGAGATCCAGCGCCAGCAGAACGCCCGCGAGCGGCGCACCAAGATGGTCATCATCGCCGGATGCCTGGCGCTGCTGCTGGTCCTCGCCGGCGTCATCACCTTCGCCGTGGTCGACGCCCAGGGCAAGCAGCCCGACGCCGCGCTGGCCAAGCTCGGGGTGGCCGCGAGCGCCGCGTCCTGCTCGGCGATCACGGACGACAAGGCCTCGGGCAACGGCCAGCACGTCGGCCCGGGCACCAACCAGCCGAACGTGACGACGGTCAAGTACGCCACCGTCCCGCCGTCCTTCGGCGAGCACTTCGCGCAGCCCGACCTCGACGGCATCCACTTCTACACCGGCAGCGACACCCCCAAGGTGGAGACGCTGGTGCACAACCTGGAGCACGGCTACACGGTGCTCTGGTACGACCCCAAGGCCCCCGCCGCCAAGATCGCCGTGGTCAAGCAGATCGCCGAGATGGCGCCGAAGACCTCGTGGGCCAAGGAGAAGTTCATCGCCGCACCGTGGGACAGCTCGCACGGGACCTTCCCCGCCGGCAAGCTCTTCGCCCTCTCGCACTGGGCCGCCAAGGTCAAGGCCGACGGCAGCATCGAGAGCCAGGCCGGCCACCGCCAGCTGTGCGGCGACATCTCCGGCGACGTGGTCAAGCAGTTCATCGAGAAGTTCCCCCGCACCGACGCGCCGGAGCCCAACGCCGCCTGA
- a CDS encoding MarR family winged helix-turn-helix transcriptional regulator → MSTPEPDGRTAGNASMVEVERELSRLLRRARAASQTMATDIHPDLDAAGYATLVAMHELAGTHPGGVRATDVSAALQLHKSTMSRNLGDLERLGLIERVPDPEDARARLVRLTRQGQGSLERSRAGRRSHVAAQLAQWPARDVAELGRLLRRLNDDLG, encoded by the coding sequence GTGAGCACGCCCGAGCCCGACGGCAGGACCGCCGGCAACGCATCCATGGTCGAGGTGGAGCGCGAGCTGAGCCGACTGCTGCGCCGGGCCCGCGCCGCGTCGCAGACGATGGCCACCGACATCCACCCCGACCTCGACGCGGCCGGCTACGCCACGCTCGTGGCGATGCACGAGCTGGCCGGGACCCACCCCGGCGGGGTGCGCGCCACCGACGTCAGCGCGGCGCTGCAGCTGCACAAGTCGACCATGAGCCGCAACCTCGGCGACCTCGAGCGGCTCGGCCTCATCGAGCGCGTGCCCGACCCGGAGGACGCCCGGGCCCGGCTGGTGCGGCTGACCCGTCAGGGCCAGGGCTCGCTCGAGCGCTCGCGGGCGGGCCGCCGCTCACACGTCGCGGCCCAGCTGGCCCAGTGGCCGGCGCGTGACGTCGCCGAGCTCGGCCGGCTGCTGCGCCGGCTCAACGACGACCTCGGCTGA
- a CDS encoding glycosyltransferase family 4 protein, producing MSDSALKVAVVGPTHPYKGGVAAHTTTLAHQLAEAGHDVTLVSWSHLYPSRLYPGEQAVPGGAPDVPPFPRTVRALSWARPDTWVRTGRRLRGFDAVVVVHVIPAVVPAHLALLRAAGVGRTSSTGQGPRSVVIAHNVMPHESHPGDSALMRSLFSRVDAVLVHSAEQARLAHDLGAHRVSVAELPPHLPGGPAEERPPYAGPTRLLALGMVREYKGVDLLLQALAQVPDVRLTVAGELWGSSGERVRALAADPQVRDRVSIRSGYVPAEELAGLFASHDVLALTYRTATASQNALLGQAHGMPVLASAVGTFGAQVRDGVDGLLVPPGDEASLVTALKQLADPDELARLRAGVRPPDLTSPWATYVGILEALASPSTAAADDLPEEERTLPTTVKDRLLAPVRAALASKRPQIELTRSDLPDWVRPSDVLADAADADEARAFARELGLPRGGDAVAAWAALGALAAVVRLGDDGHHSAVILDESGSRSPLARWARAIGFAPVELELTGPRSSVAVLDVDTASLDVITRLHPSGCDADDVDEALSQASWALRSGGLLSITLPLGPATAEGAVGPVEVRGVLARAHDLGFVLVGDLDGEIGARMREASSGTHREDAAYALVRLTFRRR from the coding sequence ATGAGCGACTCCGCCCTGAAGGTGGCCGTGGTCGGCCCCACCCACCCCTACAAGGGAGGCGTGGCCGCCCACACCACGACCCTGGCGCACCAGCTGGCCGAGGCCGGGCACGACGTGACGCTGGTGTCGTGGAGCCACCTCTACCCGAGCCGGCTCTACCCCGGTGAGCAGGCGGTGCCGGGAGGCGCGCCTGACGTGCCGCCGTTCCCGCGGACCGTCCGGGCGCTGTCGTGGGCCCGCCCCGACACGTGGGTGCGCACCGGGCGCCGGCTGCGCGGGTTCGACGCGGTCGTCGTCGTGCACGTCATCCCCGCCGTCGTGCCCGCCCACCTCGCCCTGCTGCGCGCCGCGGGCGTCGGGCGCACCTCGAGCACCGGCCAGGGCCCGCGCTCGGTGGTCATCGCCCACAACGTCATGCCGCACGAGTCGCACCCCGGCGACAGCGCGCTGATGCGCTCGCTGTTCTCGCGCGTCGACGCCGTGCTCGTGCACAGCGCCGAGCAGGCCCGGCTCGCCCACGACCTCGGCGCGCACCGGGTGTCGGTCGCCGAGCTCCCCCCGCACCTGCCCGGCGGCCCCGCCGAGGAGCGGCCCCCGTATGCCGGTCCCACCCGCCTGCTCGCCCTGGGCATGGTCCGCGAGTACAAGGGCGTCGACCTCCTGCTGCAGGCCCTGGCCCAGGTGCCCGACGTGAGGCTGACCGTCGCCGGGGAGCTCTGGGGCTCCAGCGGCGAGCGGGTCCGGGCCCTCGCGGCCGACCCGCAGGTGCGTGACCGGGTGAGCATCCGCTCCGGCTACGTCCCGGCCGAGGAGCTGGCCGGCCTGTTCGCCAGCCACGACGTGCTGGCGCTGACCTACCGCACCGCCACCGCGTCGCAGAACGCCCTGCTCGGCCAGGCCCACGGGATGCCGGTGCTCGCCTCGGCGGTCGGCACGTTCGGCGCCCAGGTGCGCGACGGCGTCGACGGGCTGCTGGTGCCGCCCGGGGACGAGGCCTCCCTGGTCACCGCGCTGAAGCAGCTCGCCGACCCCGACGAGCTGGCCCGGCTGCGCGCCGGGGTCCGCCCGCCGGACCTGACCAGCCCCTGGGCCACCTACGTCGGCATCCTCGAGGCGTTGGCCTCGCCGAGCACGGCCGCGGCCGACGACCTTCCCGAGGAGGAGAGGACGCTGCCGACCACGGTCAAGGACCGGCTGCTCGCTCCGGTCCGCGCGGCACTGGCCAGCAAGCGGCCGCAGATCGAGCTGACCCGCAGCGACCTGCCGGACTGGGTCCGGCCCAGCGACGTGCTGGCCGACGCGGCGGACGCCGACGAGGCGCGGGCGTTCGCCCGTGAGCTGGGCCTGCCCCGCGGCGGTGACGCCGTGGCCGCCTGGGCCGCGCTCGGGGCGCTCGCCGCCGTGGTGCGCCTGGGCGACGACGGGCACCACAGCGCGGTCATCCTCGACGAGTCCGGCAGCCGCTCCCCGCTGGCCCGGTGGGCCCGGGCGATCGGCTTCGCCCCGGTCGAGCTGGAGCTCACCGGCCCCCGCTCGTCCGTGGCGGTGCTCGACGTCGACACCGCCTCGCTGGACGTCATCACCCGGCTGCACCCCTCCGGCTGCGACGCCGACGACGTCGACGAGGCGCTGAGCCAGGCCTCGTGGGCGCTGCGCTCCGGCGGCCTGCTCTCGATCACCCTTCCCCTGGGGCCGGCCACCGCCGAGGGCGCGGTCGGTCCGGTGGAGGTGCGCGGCGTCCTGGCCCGCGCGCACGACCTGGGCTTCGTCCTGGTCGGTGACCTCGACGGCGAGATCGGTGCCCGGATGCGCGAGGCGAGCAGCGGCACGCACCGCGAGGACGCGGCATACGCGCTGGTGCGCCTGACCTTCCGGCGGCGCTAG
- a CDS encoding DNA-3-methyladenine glycosylase family protein — translation MTPAGADAPPLERTWRSGRALDVRSTLGILRRGAGDPTWRQDPDGTIWRGIRSACGPATLRLLQRPDGEVEAQAWGPGAAWVLDRLPPMLGEDDDASGFEPRHPVVAEAARRFSGWRVPCTGLVLEALVPAVIEQKVTGQEAFGSYRTLVHRYGERAPGPGGPRGLWVAPAPATWTMVPSWEWLRASVDGKRSAAAVRAARSAGRLEECTAMSHADAHRRLRAIPGIGVWTAAEVAQRALGDPDAVSFGDYHVARNIGWALTGVEVDDDGLAELLQPWSGHRYRVQRLLELAGARRPRRGARMAPRTHLPR, via the coding sequence GTGACACCGGCCGGTGCGGACGCCCCACCGCTCGAACGCACCTGGCGTTCCGGGCGTGCCCTCGACGTCCGCTCGACGCTGGGCATCCTGCGCCGGGGCGCCGGCGACCCCACCTGGCGGCAGGACCCCGACGGCACGATCTGGCGCGGCATCCGAAGTGCGTGCGGGCCGGCGACGCTGCGGCTGCTCCAGCGTCCGGACGGCGAGGTGGAGGCGCAGGCCTGGGGTCCCGGCGCAGCCTGGGTCCTCGACCGGCTGCCCCCGATGCTCGGCGAGGACGACGACGCCTCCGGCTTCGAGCCACGCCATCCCGTGGTCGCCGAGGCCGCCCGCCGGTTCAGCGGGTGGCGGGTGCCCTGCACCGGTCTGGTCCTGGAGGCCCTGGTGCCGGCGGTCATCGAGCAGAAGGTGACCGGCCAGGAGGCCTTCGGCTCCTACCGCACCCTCGTGCACCGGTATGGCGAGCGCGCACCCGGGCCGGGCGGCCCCCGCGGGCTCTGGGTCGCCCCCGCGCCCGCGACGTGGACGATGGTCCCGTCGTGGGAGTGGCTGCGGGCCAGCGTGGACGGCAAGCGCTCGGCCGCGGCGGTCCGGGCGGCTCGCAGCGCCGGTCGGCTGGAGGAGTGCACCGCGATGTCCCACGCGGACGCGCACCGCCGGCTGCGCGCGATACCGGGGATCGGGGTCTGGACCGCCGCGGAGGTGGCGCAGCGGGCGCTCGGCGACCCCGACGCGGTGAGCTTCGGCGACTACCACGTGGCACGCAACATCGGCTGGGCGCTGACCGGCGTCGAGGTCGACGACGACGGGCTGGCCGAGCTGCTCCAGCCCTGGTCGGGGCACCGCTACCGCGTGCAGCGGCTGCTCGAGCTGGCCGGGGCCAGGCGGCCCCGGCGCGGCGCCAGGATGGCGCCCCGGACCCACCTGCCTCGGTAG
- a CDS encoding type IV toxin-antitoxin system AbiEi family antitoxin domain-containing protein translates to MDGLLRARAVAAGNVFTTADAAECGHDARSLRRLVASGECVRIGRGRYAVGPLPLRPEDEHVARTRAALLTHGNRVAASHHSALLLHGLPVFGADLSVVHLTRLADRHTRRSSGIAMNVRPAGTQVLWVDSCAVVDACTALVQLAMAHGILPAVVSADAALHHGTATGEQLAAAVDRIRGIPGSRAARHMLSHADSRSESVGESRLRLGLLVHRLPVVPQHEIREAGEVVARVDSSSRGHASWSSSTAWSSTAAMVAAMPSWPRSCVRTASAASAMRWCG, encoded by the coding sequence ATGGATGGCCTGCTCCGCGCCCGCGCTGTCGCCGCCGGCAACGTCTTCACCACCGCCGACGCCGCCGAGTGCGGCCACGACGCCCGCTCGCTGCGGCGACTGGTCGCCTCGGGTGAGTGCGTGCGGATCGGCCGAGGCCGGTATGCCGTGGGCCCACTCCCGCTGCGACCCGAGGACGAGCACGTGGCGAGGACCCGTGCGGCGCTGCTGACCCACGGCAATCGGGTCGCCGCGAGCCACCACTCCGCCCTGCTGCTGCACGGGCTGCCCGTCTTCGGCGCGGACCTGTCGGTCGTCCACCTGACACGGCTGGCCGACCGGCACACCCGTCGCTCCTCGGGCATCGCCATGAACGTGCGGCCGGCCGGCACTCAGGTGCTGTGGGTCGACAGCTGCGCTGTGGTTGACGCCTGCACCGCGTTGGTCCAGCTCGCGATGGCCCACGGCATCCTGCCAGCCGTGGTCTCCGCGGATGCTGCGCTGCACCACGGGACGGCGACCGGTGAACAGCTGGCCGCTGCGGTGGACCGCATCCGTGGCATCCCCGGGTCTCGCGCGGCGCGTCACATGCTCAGCCACGCCGATAGCCGGTCGGAGTCCGTCGGCGAGAGCCGGCTCAGGCTGGGCCTGCTGGTCCATCGCCTGCCGGTGGTGCCGCAGCACGAGATCCGGGAGGCCGGCGAGGTCGTCGCCCGCGTCGACTCCTCGTCAAGGGGACACGCGTCGTGGTCGAGTTCGACGGCCTGGTCAAGTACCGCGGCGATGGTGGCAGCGATGCCGTCGTGGCCGAGAAGCTGCGTGAGGACCGCATCCGCAGCCTCGGCTATGAGGTGGTGCGGGTGA
- the cofE gene encoding coenzyme F420-0:L-glutamate ligase, which translates to MTSPALAVTVTAVAGVPEVRAGDDLAGLLVAALRATGLELADGDVLVVSSKVVSKAEGLTAPAASRDDAVVAQSLRVVAERVTPTGTARVVESAAGPVMAAAGVDASNTGDDAVVLLLPGDPDAAAASLRDAVLAAWGRPVSIGLVLSDTAGRPWRVGQTDFALGACGVTTVEDLRGGVDADGRPLQVTVRCVADELAAAADLVKGKDRAVPVALVRGSGTVREDGAGARTIVRTGPEDWFGLGRAEAVRAALGVTPGTAAALDVGIPAAWPEDRRTRVARAVRVALRDQDEVAADVGADEVELSGEDDFSAGLVAARLLVALHGEGLAGAVRRGGRAGQAVVVVDAPA; encoded by the coding sequence ATGACGTCCCCAGCCCTCGCGGTCACGGTCACCGCCGTGGCCGGGGTGCCCGAGGTCCGCGCCGGTGACGACCTGGCTGGCCTGCTCGTCGCCGCCCTGCGCGCCACGGGGCTGGAGCTGGCCGACGGCGACGTGCTCGTCGTCTCCAGCAAGGTGGTCTCCAAGGCGGAGGGGCTCACCGCGCCGGCAGCATCGCGCGACGACGCCGTGGTGGCGCAGTCCCTGCGGGTCGTCGCCGAGCGCGTGACGCCCACGGGCACGGCGCGCGTCGTCGAGTCGGCCGCCGGCCCGGTGATGGCCGCGGCGGGGGTCGACGCCTCCAACACCGGCGACGACGCGGTGGTGCTGCTCCTGCCCGGCGACCCCGACGCCGCCGCGGCGTCGCTGCGCGACGCGGTGCTGGCTGCCTGGGGTCGCCCGGTGTCCATCGGGCTGGTGCTCAGCGACACCGCCGGCCGCCCCTGGCGCGTGGGGCAGACCGACTTCGCGCTCGGCGCCTGCGGCGTGACCACCGTCGAGGACCTGCGCGGCGGCGTCGACGCGGACGGCCGACCGCTGCAGGTCACCGTGCGCTGCGTCGCCGACGAGCTGGCCGCGGCGGCAGACCTGGTCAAGGGCAAGGACCGTGCGGTGCCGGTGGCCCTCGTCCGCGGCAGCGGCACGGTCCGGGAGGACGGCGCCGGCGCGCGGACGATCGTGCGCACCGGCCCCGAGGACTGGTTCGGCCTGGGCCGGGCCGAGGCCGTGCGCGCGGCGCTCGGGGTGACGCCGGGGACGGCGGCCGCCCTGGACGTCGGCATCCCCGCGGCGTGGCCGGAGGACCGGCGCACGCGCGTGGCCCGTGCGGTCCGCGTCGCGCTGCGAGACCAGGACGAGGTGGCCGCGGACGTCGGCGCCGACGAGGTCGAGCTCAGCGGCGAGGACGACTTCAGCGCCGGGCTCGTGGCTGCCCGCCTGCTGGTCGCCCTGCACGGCGAGGGACTGGCCGGCGCCGTGCGTCGTGGCGGCCGGGCCGGCCAGGCCGTGGTCGTGGTGGACGCGCCGGCATGA
- a CDS encoding MDR family MFS transporter, whose translation MTTAPTRPREASAEPMSHRQVLEAMTGLLAALFTAMLSSTIVATALPTIIGDLRGTQRQYTWVITASLLATTVSTPIWGKFSDLFSKKLLVQLAILVFVAGSVAAGLAPNVPFLIGCRVVQGLGMGGLTALVQAIMGSIIAPRDRGRYSGYMGAVMAVSTVSGPLLGGVIVDSPLGWRWCFYVCVPLAVISLVVLQATLHVTTERRAPRIDYLGGLLIAVGASLPLVWVTFAGTDFDWVSWQSAAYLGGALVALALATVVELRVPEPLVPLRVMANRTAALVVVASVAVGIAMFGGTTFLGQYFQVARGDSPTKAGLLTVPLMLGLLLSSTGAGQVISRTGRWKGFLVGGGVLLVAGLAGLATLDHTTPLWRASVFMAVMGLGLGAMMQNLVLAVQNTVDVRDIGAASATVAFFRTLGGAVGVSVLGAVLATRVDDNVAAGLRRLGGAAAAAASKQEGAAGLDLGALPAPLRELVRASYGDATGHVFAISAAVAVVALVAVLFVKEVPLRTSIRMTESVEEAAAGASGVGEPEPLEQDPRLEPAASTA comes from the coding sequence ATGACCACCGCACCCACCCGTCCACGCGAGGCCTCGGCCGAGCCGATGTCGCACCGGCAGGTGCTGGAGGCCATGACCGGCCTGCTGGCCGCGCTGTTCACCGCGATGCTCAGCTCGACCATCGTGGCCACAGCGCTGCCGACCATCATCGGCGACCTGCGCGGCACCCAGCGGCAGTACACCTGGGTCATCACCGCCTCGCTGCTGGCCACGACGGTCAGCACCCCGATCTGGGGCAAGTTCTCCGACCTGTTCAGCAAGAAGCTGCTGGTGCAGCTGGCGATCCTCGTGTTCGTCGCGGGCTCGGTCGCGGCCGGCCTGGCACCGAACGTGCCGTTCCTCATCGGCTGCCGCGTCGTGCAGGGCCTGGGCATGGGCGGCCTGACCGCGCTGGTCCAGGCGATCATGGGCTCGATCATCGCCCCGCGGGACCGGGGTCGGTACTCCGGCTACATGGGCGCCGTCATGGCGGTGAGCACCGTCAGCGGCCCGCTGCTCGGCGGCGTGATCGTGGACAGCCCGCTGGGCTGGCGCTGGTGCTTCTACGTCTGCGTGCCGCTGGCCGTCATCTCCCTCGTGGTGCTGCAGGCCACCCTGCACGTGACCACCGAGCGCCGCGCACCGCGGATCGACTACCTCGGCGGCCTGCTCATCGCCGTCGGCGCCAGCCTGCCGCTGGTGTGGGTGACCTTCGCCGGCACCGACTTCGACTGGGTGTCCTGGCAGAGCGCGGCCTACCTCGGTGGCGCGCTGGTCGCCCTGGCCCTGGCCACCGTCGTCGAGCTGCGCGTCCCGGAGCCGCTGGTCCCGCTGCGCGTCATGGCCAACCGCACCGCGGCGCTGGTCGTGGTCGCCTCGGTCGCCGTGGGCATCGCGATGTTCGGCGGCACGACGTTCCTCGGGCAGTACTTCCAGGTCGCCCGCGGTGACTCCCCGACCAAGGCGGGCCTGCTCACCGTCCCGCTGATGCTCGGCCTGCTGCTGTCCTCCACCGGCGCCGGTCAGGTCATCAGCCGGACCGGCCGCTGGAAGGGCTTCCTCGTCGGCGGTGGCGTGCTGCTGGTCGCCGGCCTGGCCGGCCTCGCGACGCTGGACCACACCACCCCGCTGTGGCGGGCCAGCGTCTTCATGGCCGTCATGGGCCTGGGCCTCGGCGCGATGATGCAGAACCTCGTCCTCGCCGTGCAGAACACCGTCGACGTCCGGGACATCGGCGCCGCCTCGGCCACGGTGGCCTTCTTCCGCACCCTCGGCGGCGCGGTCGGCGTCTCCGTGCTCGGCGCGGTGCTGGCCACCCGGGTGGACGACAACGTCGCGGCCGGCCTGCGCCGGCTCGGCGGGGCCGCGGCAGCAGCGGCCTCGAAGCAGGAGGGCGCGGCGGGCCTCGACCTCGGTGCGCTGCCGGCCCCGCTGCGCGAGCTGGTGCGCGCCAGCTACGGCGACGCCACCGGTCACGTCTTCGCGATCAGCGCAGCCGTCGCCGTGGTCGCCCTGGTGGCCGTCCTGTTCGTCAAGGAGGTGCCCCTGCGCACCAGCATCCGGATGACCGAGTCGGTCGAGGAGGCAGCCGCAGGCGCCTCCGGTGTCGGCGAGCCGGAGCCGCTCGAGCAGGACCCGCGCCTCGAGCCCGCGGCCTCCACGGCCTGA
- a CDS encoding methyltransferase domain-containing protein, with protein sequence MTEQPEVQPTPATGGQVAAPPGGRLLAAAKRGAELALWARVGLQRRVEPGLRRVVRSWPSPVHRPVPTSVAPTAVLSSPADWQRAVAEARTLRLPLHHDRPKNWDALGAVAAVLSLADDGSRTARVMDAGSARYSSVLPWLRLFGLGSAPESLVGINLEFGEPVHRDGVTFRYGDVTATGLAAGSLDAITCMSVIEHGVPVEGFLAESARVLRPGGVLCVSTDYDQAPPDTTGLEAYGTPVRIFGPDDIRELVATADRHGLELVGDLAGALSHAERPVHWKRVGLDYTFILLTFRRR encoded by the coding sequence ATGACAGAGCAGCCCGAGGTCCAGCCGACGCCGGCGACGGGTGGCCAGGTCGCCGCCCCGCCCGGCGGACGCCTGCTGGCCGCGGCCAAGCGCGGCGCCGAGCTGGCGCTCTGGGCGCGGGTCGGGCTGCAGCGCCGGGTCGAGCCGGGCCTCCGGCGGGTCGTGCGCTCCTGGCCCTCGCCCGTGCACCGGCCGGTGCCGACGTCCGTGGCGCCCACCGCGGTGCTGTCCAGCCCCGCCGACTGGCAGCGCGCTGTCGCCGAGGCGCGCACGCTGCGCCTGCCGCTGCACCACGACCGGCCCAAGAACTGGGACGCCCTCGGCGCCGTCGCCGCGGTGCTGTCCCTGGCCGACGACGGGTCGCGCACGGCCCGCGTCATGGACGCGGGCAGCGCGCGATACTCCTCGGTCCTGCCCTGGCTGCGGCTGTTCGGGCTGGGCTCGGCGCCGGAGTCGCTGGTGGGGATCAACCTGGAGTTCGGCGAGCCGGTGCACCGTGACGGGGTGACGTTCCGCTACGGGGACGTCACCGCCACCGGGCTGGCGGCCGGCTCGCTCGACGCGATCACCTGCATGTCGGTGATCGAGCACGGCGTGCCGGTCGAGGGGTTCCTCGCCGAGAGCGCCCGAGTACTCCGCCCGGGCGGGGTGCTGTGCGTCTCGACCGACTACGACCAGGCGCCGCCGGACACCACCGGGCTGGAGGCCTACGGCACGCCGGTGCGGATCTTCGGCCCCGACGACATCCGTGAGCTCGTGGCCACCGCCGACCGGCACGGCCTGGAGCTGGTCGGCGACCTGGCGGGCGCGCTCAGCCACGCCGAGCGGCCGGTGCACTGGAAGCGCGTGGGTCTGGACTACACCTTCATCCTGCTCACCTTCCGCCGCCGCTGA
- a CDS encoding lysylphosphatidylglycerol synthase domain-containing protein, with product MALPRARLLGLMRLGIALVILAAVAWAVARNWTAVSADLGKVSGWALVVALLLAVVGPILTMLGWRVLMTDLGSPMHVAPAGGIFFIGQLGKYLPGSVWSVLAQAEMGTKLHIPRRRSAVVGLISIGLGVLTGLLVGVAALPLLLGTSGSGHVGWLVLALPLLVVACWPRVLNRLIALGLRLLRREPLEHELSGRAVLTSVVLFVGAWLCFGVHVWVLATSIGGATGPASLALASVAGYALAASLGMLAVIAPAGVGIREALLVLMLGQAMPTSAATAVVLLSRFIITAGDVLVAGGGWLYARSHHLLSAHPGHGAPAAPDPVTHEEGRP from the coding sequence GTGGCCCTGCCCCGCGCCCGCCTGCTGGGCCTAATGCGGCTCGGCATCGCGCTGGTGATCCTGGCAGCCGTGGCCTGGGCGGTGGCCCGCAACTGGACCGCGGTCTCGGCCGACCTGGGCAAGGTCAGCGGATGGGCGCTCGTCGTGGCGCTGCTGCTGGCCGTGGTCGGCCCGATCCTGACGATGCTCGGGTGGCGGGTGCTCATGACCGACCTCGGCTCGCCCATGCACGTGGCGCCCGCCGGGGGCATCTTCTTCATCGGCCAGCTCGGCAAGTACCTGCCCGGGTCGGTGTGGAGCGTCCTGGCCCAGGCCGAGATGGGCACCAAGCTGCACATCCCGCGGCGCCGGTCGGCGGTGGTCGGCCTGATCTCGATCGGCCTGGGCGTGCTCACCGGGCTGCTCGTCGGGGTGGCCGCGCTGCCGCTGCTGCTCGGCACCTCGGGGTCCGGGCACGTCGGCTGGCTGGTGCTCGCGCTCCCGCTGCTGGTCGTCGCCTGCTGGCCGCGGGTGCTCAACCGGCTGATCGCGCTCGGGCTGCGGCTGCTGCGCCGCGAGCCGCTGGAGCACGAGCTGTCCGGCCGGGCGGTGCTGACCTCGGTGGTGCTCTTCGTCGGGGCGTGGCTGTGCTTCGGCGTCCACGTCTGGGTGCTGGCCACCTCCATCGGCGGGGCCACCGGGCCGGCGTCCCTGGCGCTGGCCTCGGTCGCCGGCTACGCCCTGGCGGCCTCGCTGGGCATGCTCGCGGTCATCGCGCCCGCCGGCGTCGGCATCCGCGAGGCCCTGCTCGTGCTCATGCTCGGCCAGGCCATGCCGACCTCCGCGGCCACCGCCGTGGTCCTGCTGTCGCGCTTCATCATCACCGCCGGGGACGTGCTGGTCGCCGGCGGCGGCTGGCTCTACGCCCGCTCCCACCACCTGCTGTCCGCCCACCCGGGACACGGTGCGCCCGCTGCGCCCGACCCGGTCACCCACGAGGAAGGTCGTCCATGA